The following are encoded together in the Deltaproteobacteria bacterium HGW-Deltaproteobacteria-18 genome:
- a CDS encoding KamA family radical SAM protein, whose amino-acid sequence MNNEGIDWEQLDWKKELNNNVVSISQLKKYVDFSDEEEQKLLEISRIHPINIPRYYLSLMRADDPCDPVRKMCFPSVDELVIDGSMGETTSDPYGDDKHDKENGVLHKYDYTALLVANEYCAMYCRHCFRRRSVGRPRDQEDRRVDGAVKYISEHPEITNVVISGGDPLMLPNSVLRRLLMSLAKIDHLDFVRIGTRAPVTYPIRLFDDDLIELLQEFNEKKSLYVPTHFNHVNEITSTSAKAVYRLRRIGITVNNQAVLLRGVNDTSEDIINLMRGLLRIGVSPYYLYQCMPVSRVRHHFQIPLKRGVEIVDRARQELDGYGKRFKFIIGHDIGKLEICGMFDNKIVLKQLHARSGHGEQASRIIMQELDDNAGWVDL is encoded by the coding sequence ATGAATAATGAAGGTATTGATTGGGAACAATTAGACTGGAAAAAAGAATTAAATAATAACGTTGTAAGTATAAGCCAGCTAAAAAAATATGTAGATTTTAGCGATGAAGAAGAACAAAAACTCTTAGAAATTTCAAGAATCCATCCGATAAATATACCTAGATATTACTTAAGTCTTATGCGCGCCGATGATCCGTGCGACCCTGTACGGAAAATGTGCTTTCCGAGTGTCGACGAGCTTGTGATTGATGGGTCGATGGGGGAGACTACTTCTGATCCGTATGGGGACGACAAGCACGACAAGGAAAATGGAGTTCTGCACAAGTATGATTACACGGCTCTGCTGGTGGCCAATGAGTACTGTGCGATGTATTGCCGCCATTGCTTTCGTAGGAGGTCGGTCGGGCGACCCCGGGATCAGGAGGACAGGCGGGTCGACGGGGCTGTAAAGTATATTTCGGAGCATCCGGAGATAACGAATGTGGTTATCTCCGGTGGAGATCCGCTCATGCTCCCCAATTCCGTCTTGCGCCGCCTGCTTATGTCTCTTGCCAAGATAGACCATCTGGATTTCGTGCGCATCGGAACGCGAGCGCCTGTCACCTACCCCATTCGCCTTTTCGATGACGATCTCATTGAACTCCTGCAGGAATTCAATGAAAAAAAATCGCTCTACGTACCGACACACTTCAATCACGTGAACGAGATCACCTCCACGTCTGCAAAGGCTGTTTACCGGCTCAGACGAATCGGAATTACCGTCAACAACCAGGCCGTACTGCTTCGAGGCGTCAATGATACTTCAGAAGACATAATAAATCTCATGCGTGGACTGCTACGCATCGGAGTCAGTCCTTATTATCTTTACCAGTGCATGCCTGTATCCAGAGTGCGGCATCATTTTCAGATTCCTCTGAAACGAGGAGTGGAAATCGTCGACCGGGCCAGGCAGGAGCTTGATGGTTACGGGAAGCGTTTTAAGTTCATAATCGGACACGATATCGGGAAACTTGAAATCTGTGGTATGTTCGACAACAAGATAGTTCTCAAACAATTGCATGCAAGATCAGGACATGGAGAACAGGCTTCAAGAATCATTATGCAGGAATTAGACGATAACGCAGGTTGGGTGGATCTGTAG
- a CDS encoding NADH-quinone oxidoreductase subunit A, which yields MVFSWMNFSILAFLMAGLAFAVGPLVVSLVLAPKSKGGAFSESYECGIPTHGRQAWVQFGLTFYFYALIFLAFDVDVLYLFPVAAAYSKTVGWSAFWQVLVFLAVLFIAIFYFSSKGVFSWPRRIRVPSRQ from the coding sequence ATGGTCTTCAGTTGGATGAATTTTTCTATTCTCGCGTTTCTGATGGCAGGATTGGCTTTCGCAGTCGGGCCACTAGTCGTTTCGCTCGTTCTCGCTCCAAAATCCAAAGGGGGAGCCTTTTCCGAGTCCTATGAATGCGGCATCCCGACCCACGGACGCCAGGCATGGGTCCAGTTCGGACTGACCTTTTATTTCTATGCACTCATCTTTCTCGCGTTCGACGTGGACGTTCTCTACCTGTTCCCGGTTGCCGCCGCATATTCCAAGACTGTCGGCTGGTCTGCGTTCTGGCAGGTCCTCGTCTTCCTCGCCGTACTATTTATCGCGATTTTTTACTTTTCCAGCAAAGGAGTGTTCTCATGGCCCAGACGAATTCGCGTACCCAGTCGGCAGTAA
- a CDS encoding thioesterase, protein MTYSLNTKLFCIPHAGGSATYYSRFKDFFSEGIDVHPLEMAGRGRRCRDPLSTSMDTISEDLFTQIEPVARSCPYALFGHSMGALLALLCAHRAREKDMPLPEALFVSACATPDNFLTKSSAPVSSFPPDQLWRHIRDLGGLPPDVAMSKELCQYLEPILYADFTALDTWNPADIDPLPVPITVFLGNEDLLRESKACEWSKLTTREFSIHSFSGNHFYLQDNWAALAALIEQTLTPSGWNAARSAKLPCSLGDDQA, encoded by the coding sequence ATGACATATTCTCTTAATACAAAGCTTTTTTGTATTCCCCATGCAGGGGGAAGTGCTACGTATTATTCTCGATTCAAGGATTTCTTCTCCGAAGGAATTGATGTTCACCCTTTGGAAATGGCGGGCAGGGGGCGGCGTTGTCGTGATCCGCTGTCAACCAGCATGGACACGATAAGCGAGGATCTTTTTACGCAAATCGAACCGGTCGCCCGTTCATGTCCTTACGCCCTGTTCGGGCATAGCATGGGGGCCTTGCTGGCTTTGCTGTGCGCGCATCGGGCCCGGGAGAAAGACATGCCGCTGCCGGAAGCGCTGTTTGTTTCCGCGTGCGCGACTCCGGACAATTTTCTGACCAAATCGTCCGCTCCTGTTTCGTCGTTTCCGCCGGACCAGCTTTGGCGGCATATCAGGGATCTTGGAGGGCTTCCTCCGGATGTCGCCATGTCCAAGGAGTTATGCCAATATCTGGAGCCGATTTTGTATGCGGATTTCACAGCCCTTGACACGTGGAATCCGGCCGACATTGATCCGCTGCCCGTGCCCATCACCGTGTTTCTTGGAAACGAGGACCTGCTTCGGGAGTCCAAGGCCTGCGAGTGGAGCAAGCTGACGACCCGGGAGTTCTCGATTCATTCATTTTCAGGCAATCATTTTTATCTGCAGGATAATTGGGCTGCACTGGCTGCGCTTATCGAGCAAACTCTCACGCCTTCCGGCTGGAATGCCGCGCGATCAGCCAAGTTGCCATGTAGCCTTGGGGATGATCAAGCATGA